In one Niallia taxi genomic region, the following are encoded:
- a CDS encoding GAP1-M domain-containing protein: MSNSLIQQYMYKKVKKGLLLEGEGSDEAFGTPNLDEQFIQRNLQPLLSDELKKEDDPPSFQLLQPETGELVIGQAQLLLSERSVFTHQYIIPAERKEEWLRSPEKIFQTQFASSYDEGREIALEELSDIPREKAENIFRKKQELFYSLKIDESIFKKLLYACLAAAESAKTVYISLDVPLTEQNRHAVTLLELLYIHLPYAAREVFGAVSFQKAAAKQKNVHLMFVEQGSIRLRNHVFENQFVFDFTTKRISGVDMEGQKHEYLDFAYDALQTASKMDDFFLFAERALKGLKLDDQLNISYYDRLCAIYLLDVMDYDGYERDKLGILQLLLALLQINHKEKPEIIEIAGKILQREKLQKDGMITKEYMKAVFDIHQITGLVEAVDFTVRTLAYYHEEPLCKELWSMLDKYPRLYKHVLTFMDDIKGSYQEVISLHLDDKLSQRQSLEAYLSNMANLLHAHVFFIDDKEFVKRVKKRLLIEVKISSRPFAIAEKFFDFLWQNSIHPAFVRAVMPDIKLELLKLAQLERLQLEDVRIFGELFLSAHVMEDSALYKKGVEGEIFGLLHALHAAFFEKIDHVESLTELVDSYLLEDTKQAGKNMIKEGGLFQPFERLVLFFQSSEGRRIEHDKLFAFLAIYSSETQMLEYIMWSYKKYGMQDGNYVRALKGYLVGDRNSIWKNKDYQRKLKAIRSQSFKKLLKEVKRKRSGKFSLLFGKYGFFFVLLVLLAAGGFLFI; encoded by the coding sequence GTGAGCAATAGCTTGATCCAGCAGTATATGTACAAAAAGGTCAAAAAAGGCTTGTTACTTGAGGGGGAAGGATCTGATGAAGCTTTTGGCACCCCGAATCTTGATGAACAATTTATCCAAAGAAATCTTCAGCCTCTGTTAAGTGATGAGTTGAAGAAGGAAGACGATCCTCCATCCTTCCAATTGCTCCAGCCTGAAACAGGGGAGCTTGTCATTGGACAAGCGCAGTTATTGCTTTCAGAAAGGTCAGTTTTTACCCATCAGTATATTATCCCGGCCGAGCGTAAGGAAGAGTGGTTAAGAAGTCCAGAAAAGATCTTCCAAACGCAGTTCGCAAGCAGTTATGACGAAGGCAGAGAAATAGCTTTAGAAGAATTATCGGATATTCCACGTGAAAAAGCAGAAAATATATTCAGGAAAAAGCAGGAGTTGTTCTATAGCCTGAAAATAGATGAAAGCATCTTCAAAAAGCTGTTATATGCTTGTTTAGCAGCGGCAGAAAGCGCTAAAACCGTATATATATCGTTAGACGTACCGCTTACAGAGCAAAATAGACATGCAGTAACATTATTAGAATTGCTGTACATACATTTGCCTTATGCTGCAAGAGAGGTTTTTGGCGCTGTTTCGTTCCAGAAAGCGGCAGCAAAACAAAAAAATGTTCACCTTATGTTTGTGGAGCAAGGCAGCATCCGGTTAAGAAATCATGTATTCGAAAATCAATTTGTTTTTGATTTTACAACGAAAAGAATAAGTGGTGTGGATATGGAAGGACAGAAACATGAATACCTCGATTTTGCATATGATGCCCTGCAGACAGCTTCTAAAATGGATGATTTTTTTCTTTTTGCAGAAAGGGCGCTTAAAGGGCTGAAGCTAGATGATCAGCTGAACATCAGCTATTATGACCGCTTATGTGCCATCTATCTGCTCGACGTTATGGATTATGATGGGTATGAACGGGATAAGCTTGGGATTTTACAGCTTTTATTAGCACTGCTCCAAATAAACCATAAAGAAAAACCGGAAATAATCGAGATAGCGGGAAAAATCCTGCAACGTGAAAAGCTTCAAAAGGACGGAATGATTACGAAAGAATATATGAAGGCAGTGTTTGATATCCATCAAATTACTGGTCTCGTTGAAGCAGTGGATTTTACCGTACGAACATTGGCTTATTATCATGAGGAGCCATTGTGTAAAGAGCTTTGGTCCATGCTAGATAAATATCCACGATTATATAAGCATGTTCTTACATTTATGGATGATATAAAGGGCTCCTATCAAGAGGTAATATCCCTTCATTTAGACGATAAGCTCAGCCAACGTCAATCATTGGAAGCATATCTTTCTAATATGGCAAATCTTTTACATGCGCATGTATTCTTTATTGATGACAAGGAATTTGTTAAGCGTGTGAAAAAACGGCTGCTAATTGAAGTGAAAATAAGCAGCAGACCATTTGCAATTGCAGAAAAATTCTTTGATTTTTTATGGCAAAATAGCATTCATCCTGCATTTGTGAGAGCTGTAATGCCAGATATAAAACTCGAGCTTTTGAAGCTTGCTCAATTAGAGCGGCTGCAGCTAGAGGATGTCCGTATCTTCGGTGAGCTGTTTCTGTCTGCACATGTCATGGAGGATAGTGCTCTTTACAAAAAAGGTGTGGAGGGTGAGATATTTGGACTTCTGCATGCTCTCCATGCTGCATTTTTTGAAAAAATAGATCATGTCGAGAGCTTAACAGAGCTTGTAGACAGCTACTTGCTGGAAGATACGAAACAAGCTGGCAAAAACATGATAAAAGAAGGTGGACTTTTCCAGCCATTTGAAAGGCTTGTCCTGTTCTTCCAAAGTAGTGAAGGACGCAGAATAGAGCATGATAAGCTTTTCGCCTTTCTTGCCATTTATAGCTCTGAAACACAGATGCTTGAGTATATCATGTGGTCTTACAAAAAATATGGAATGCAAGATGGTAATTACGTTCGTGCTTTAAAGGGTTATTTGGTTGGAGACCGTAATTCGATTTGGAAGAATAAAGACTATCAGCGTAAATTAAAGGCAATCAGATCCCAATCATTTAAGAAACTCTTAAAGGAAGTGAAGCGGAAAAGGTCAGGTAAGTTTTCACTTTTGTTCGGCAAGTATGGTTTCTTTTTTGTTTTGCTTGTCCTGCTTGCAGCAGGAGGGTTTTTGTTTATTTAA
- a CDS encoding methyl-accepting chemotaxis protein, protein MNISIRQKLIGSFIIVSLIFSIASYYSYTSSKKTEESFGYLINTVEELRSISEQIKTNTATQVASYRGFMLYETPELKSQLNGANSNIKNLVEQGKKLATLKETKDRLNQIEELNADYFQKANSSMNSLSSSSTNKAAAVADGLDALEPISNNLTDRTTSLITWLNNEILEPKMTAAQEDSQLRTLFILIISIAATVIAIAAGVIQSLFIVRPISKLKSKMQKVADGDLNTEPMQLKNKDEIYHLNESFTQMQDSLKDMITKIASNADHVASSAEQLNASADQSARAAENITSSIQQIASGTEITMSKTDDNSSSLFNILDGILKIEKDTEAVSELSKTASDNAAKGSNSISSSLAQMESISDSVNRSNTVIASLSERSKEIGSIIDIISNIAEQTNLLALNAAIEAARAGENGKGFAVVADEVRKLAEQSQVSAKDISRLLSGIQKDTAESVNLLNEAKSQAENGVKISTETADTFGEILNSTQSVTPKIKEVTATIQQIASYVQGVSASADEIASLSKVNGSNTEEVASSTEEQLASMEEIKASAQVLAGMAEELMTVVKRFRI, encoded by the coding sequence ATGAATATAAGCATTAGACAAAAACTTATCGGAAGCTTTATCATCGTTTCGCTCATCTTCAGCATTGCTTCCTATTACTCTTACACTAGCTCCAAGAAAACGGAGGAATCCTTTGGTTATCTTATAAACACCGTTGAAGAGCTACGTTCAATCAGTGAACAAATCAAAACAAATACAGCAACACAGGTAGCCAGCTACAGAGGGTTTATGCTTTATGAAACTCCCGAGTTAAAAAGTCAGCTTAACGGCGCAAACAGCAATATTAAGAACCTTGTTGAACAGGGTAAAAAGCTTGCAACACTTAAAGAAACTAAGGATAGACTGAATCAAATCGAGGAGCTAAACGCTGATTACTTTCAGAAGGCTAATTCCAGCATGAACAGCCTTTCAAGCTCGTCCACAAACAAGGCAGCTGCGGTTGCGGACGGACTGGATGCACTTGAACCGATTTCAAACAACCTGACAGATAGAACAACCTCCTTAATAACATGGCTTAATAATGAAATTTTAGAACCGAAAATGACGGCGGCTCAAGAAGATTCACAGCTTCGTACATTGTTCATTCTGATTATCAGTATTGCAGCAACTGTTATAGCCATTGCTGCTGGTGTTATCCAATCACTGTTTATTGTAAGGCCAATCAGCAAGCTTAAATCTAAAATGCAAAAGGTTGCAGATGGTGATTTAAATACTGAACCAATGCAGCTTAAAAATAAAGATGAAATATATCATTTAAATGAATCATTTACACAAATGCAAGACAGCTTAAAAGACATGATAACGAAAATCGCAAGCAATGCAGACCATGTTGCTTCATCTGCAGAACAGCTAAATGCAAGTGCAGACCAATCTGCACGGGCCGCAGAAAATATTACTTCTTCTATACAGCAGATTGCCAGCGGAACAGAGATTACTATGTCGAAAACAGATGATAACTCAAGCTCTTTATTTAATATTCTTGATGGAATCCTGAAAATTGAAAAGGATACGGAGGCTGTTTCCGAGCTTTCTAAAACTGCTTCAGATAATGCTGCAAAAGGCTCTAATTCTATTAGCAGCAGCTTGGCACAAATGGAATCTATCTCTGATTCCGTTAATCGTTCCAACACTGTCATTGCATCATTATCAGAAAGATCGAAGGAAATTGGGTCTATCATTGATATTATTAGCAATATTGCTGAACAAACGAACCTCCTTGCCTTGAATGCTGCTATAGAGGCTGCAAGAGCAGGCGAAAATGGCAAAGGCTTCGCTGTTGTTGCAGACGAAGTGCGTAAGCTTGCGGAGCAGTCCCAAGTTTCTGCAAAGGATATCTCCAGACTATTGAGCGGTATTCAAAAGGATACTGCCGAATCAGTGAATTTGTTAAACGAAGCAAAATCACAAGCAGAGAATGGTGTCAAAATTTCAACAGAAACAGCTGATACATTTGGCGAAATTCTGAACAGCACACAATCTGTTACACCAAAAATTAAAGAGGTTACTGCAACAATCCAGCAAATCGCCTCATATGTGCAGGGTGTTTCAGCATCCGCTGATGAGATTGCTTCCTTATCAAAGGTTAACGGCAGTAATACAGAAGAGGTTGCTTCATCGACCGAGGAACAATTGGCTTCTATGGAGGAAATTAAGGCTTCTGCACAAGTATTGGCTGGCATGGCTGAAGAGCTGATGACAGTTGTAAAACGTTTTAGAATCTAA
- a CDS encoding MurR/RpiR family transcriptional regulator, with the protein MKDIIFRLLDFINNHKTRDTNYTIALALLRDVYKIPDMNISALADSCFTSPAAVTRFCRRIGYKNFQEFKDYAKISVMDAAPAFQPGQKQEKPEQIGELLQKVLYEKIVGWLKASENVIDVQKVQEIMECIHLANKVSFYGTQLSQAIAQDFQFRLVRLGKFVSAYSDVQEQKADMADLDEYSVAVVVSPSGRFIAGNEELMRQLLESRAKVILITHNRDANLLNKADIVYYLNGDSHDKTGFSSERFSLMYFFDFAIAYYQELFYNEETDGN; encoded by the coding sequence ATGAAAGATATTATATTTAGGCTTTTAGATTTTATAAATAACCATAAGACAAGGGACACGAATTACACCATCGCATTGGCATTGCTGCGGGACGTTTATAAAATCCCAGATATGAATATAAGTGCATTGGCAGACTCCTGTTTTACATCCCCTGCTGCTGTTACGAGGTTTTGCCGAAGAATAGGTTATAAAAACTTTCAGGAGTTTAAGGATTATGCCAAAATAAGTGTGATGGATGCTGCACCAGCTTTCCAGCCTGGTCAAAAACAGGAGAAGCCAGAGCAGATTGGGGAATTGCTGCAAAAGGTTCTTTATGAAAAAATTGTCGGCTGGCTTAAGGCATCAGAAAATGTTATTGATGTGCAGAAAGTACAAGAAATCATGGAGTGTATCCATCTTGCAAATAAGGTTTCCTTTTATGGGACACAGCTATCACAGGCAATCGCACAGGATTTTCAATTCAGGCTTGTCAGATTAGGAAAATTTGTAAGCGCTTATTCGGATGTGCAAGAACAAAAGGCAGATATGGCGGATTTGGATGAATATTCTGTTGCAGTAGTTGTAAGTCCGTCAGGGCGATTTATTGCAGGTAATGAGGAGCTAATGAGGCAGCTACTAGAAAGTAGGGCGAAAGTCATCCTTATTACACATAATAGGGATGCAAACCTTTTAAATAAGGCGGACATTGTTTATTATTTAAATGGCGACAGCCATGATAAAACAGGGTTTTCCTCAGAAAGATTCTCGTTAATGTATTTTTTTGATTTTGCTATCGCTTACTATCAAGAGCTTTTTTATAATGAAGAAACAGACGGAAATTAA
- a CDS encoding LCP family glycopolymer transferase — protein sequence MKKKILITIGSIIAVLVLGIGGYAAYLYHYVQKTADKMYEPVADEDQSAAKQREENLSNKKPISILLMGVDEREGDVGRSDTLMVMTVNPKTEKMQIVSIPRDTKTEIIGEGKTTKINAAYAYGGVKMALDTVENFTNIDIDYYAQVNMEALSDLVDAVGGITVNNELDWIDEGYYKKGYHYEEGNIQLDGPKALGYVRMRHLDPNGDFGRNERQRKVLTAIIDKAASISSVSKFDDILNVLGSNVKTNMTFDEMMDIQKNYRGARNNIEQYEVTGTGDTSTGTYYLVVSDEEKQKVHDMLADNLEQ from the coding sequence ATGAAGAAAAAAATCCTGATAACAATTGGCTCTATTATTGCCGTGCTTGTACTGGGAATTGGTGGATATGCGGCCTATCTTTATCATTATGTGCAAAAGACCGCAGACAAGATGTATGAACCAGTGGCGGACGAGGATCAATCTGCTGCAAAACAGCGGGAAGAAAACCTCTCTAACAAAAAGCCTATTTCGATTTTATTAATGGGTGTGGATGAAAGAGAAGGGGATGTAGGCCGTTCTGACACGCTAATGGTAATGACAGTAAACCCGAAAACAGAAAAGATGCAAATAGTTAGCATCCCAAGGGATACGAAAACAGAAATCATCGGGGAAGGCAAAACGACCAAAATCAATGCAGCATACGCCTATGGCGGTGTGAAGATGGCTCTTGATACAGTCGAGAACTTCACAAATATTGATATTGACTATTATGCACAAGTAAATATGGAAGCATTAAGCGATCTTGTAGATGCAGTTGGCGGAATTACTGTAAACAACGAACTTGACTGGATTGATGAGGGCTATTATAAAAAAGGCTATCATTATGAGGAAGGGAACATCCAGCTAGATGGTCCGAAAGCACTTGGTTATGTTCGTATGCGTCATCTTGATCCAAATGGTGACTTTGGTCGAAATGAGCGTCAGCGTAAAGTATTGACAGCAATTATTGATAAAGCAGCAAGTATTTCCTCTGTGTCTAAATTTGATGATATTTTAAATGTACTTGGCAGCAATGTGAAAACAAACATGACTTTTGATGAAATGATGGATATTCAAAAGAACTATCGTGGTGCAAGAAATAATATCGAACAGTATGAGGTCACAGGAACAGGTGATACTTCAACAGGCACCTATTACTTAGTCGTTTCAGATGAAGAAAAACAAAAAGTACATGATATGCTTGCAGATAATTTAGAACAGTAA
- a CDS encoding gamma-glutamyltransferase family protein: MLNHDPLYNPYPSKRNTIYAKKGMVATSQPLAAQAGIDILKKGGNAVDAAIATAAALTVVEPTSNGIGGDAFAIIWINNKLHGLNASGPAPNAISIDAVKNAGHKEIPKYGLTPVTVPGAPAAWVELSKKFGNLPLSEVLQPAIQYAEEGYPVSATLGHFWEKAYQAFSKSCTDDVYQNWFETFAPDGKPPKIGEIWKSEYHGKTLRAIAETNGEAFYKGEIADKIDAFSKKYGGYIRKEDLESYSPEWVDPISVHYKGYDVWEIPPNGQGLIALMALNTLKDDKLTAKEIPETYHLQIEAMKLAFTDGLKYITEEDKMSVRTADLLSDEYAKARRGLIGETAIEPEPGNPPKGGTVYLAAADEEGNMVSFIQSNYMGFGAGVVVPETGIALQNRGHGFSLDPDHDNALVPGKKTYHTIIPGFITKDNEAVGPFGVMGGFMQPQGHLQVAMNLIDFSLNPQSALDAPRWQWVEKKVVQIEPSFPEHIAHALARKGHEVQWALDSGSFGRGQIIVRNKNGVLAGGTESRTDGCVATW; this comes from the coding sequence ATGCTAAATCACGATCCGCTTTATAATCCATACCCTTCAAAACGAAATACAATATATGCGAAGAAAGGGATGGTAGCTACTTCCCAGCCCCTTGCAGCCCAAGCTGGAATTGATATTTTGAAGAAAGGCGGCAATGCAGTGGACGCCGCTATTGCAACAGCAGCAGCTTTAACAGTTGTTGAACCAACATCTAATGGAATTGGCGGAGATGCCTTTGCAATAATTTGGATCAACAATAAGCTGCATGGCTTAAATGCAAGTGGCCCTGCTCCAAATGCCATTTCAATAGACGCTGTGAAAAATGCTGGCCATAAAGAGATTCCTAAGTATGGTCTGACTCCAGTTACTGTGCCTGGCGCACCTGCGGCATGGGTGGAACTATCAAAGAAATTTGGAAATCTGCCGTTATCAGAGGTCCTTCAGCCTGCCATTCAATATGCAGAGGAAGGATATCCTGTTTCTGCGACATTAGGTCACTTCTGGGAGAAAGCCTATCAAGCATTTTCAAAATCTTGTACAGATGATGTGTATCAAAATTGGTTTGAAACATTTGCGCCAGATGGAAAGCCACCGAAAATCGGGGAGATATGGAAGTCTGAGTACCACGGCAAAACACTTCGTGCAATCGCAGAGACAAACGGCGAAGCTTTTTATAAAGGGGAAATTGCCGATAAGATTGACGCGTTTTCTAAGAAATATGGCGGCTACATAAGGAAGGAAGATTTGGAGTCCTATTCACCTGAATGGGTCGACCCGATTTCTGTACACTACAAAGGCTACGATGTTTGGGAGATACCGCCTAATGGTCAAGGCTTAATTGCATTGATGGCATTAAATACGCTGAAAGATGATAAGCTTACAGCAAAGGAAATACCTGAAACATATCATCTGCAAATTGAGGCGATGAAGCTTGCGTTCACAGATGGTCTTAAATATATTACGGAAGAGGACAAAATGAGCGTGAGAACCGCTGATCTTCTATCTGACGAATATGCTAAAGCAAGACGGGGACTTATTGGTGAAACAGCGATTGAGCCAGAGCCAGGCAATCCTCCGAAGGGCGGAACAGTCTATCTAGCGGCAGCGGACGAAGAAGGTAATATGGTTTCCTTTATCCAAAGCAACTACATGGGATTCGGTGCAGGCGTTGTTGTACCTGAAACAGGGATAGCCCTGCAAAACAGAGGCCATGGCTTCAGTCTTGATCCAGACCATGATAATGCCCTTGTACCTGGTAAAAAAACATATCATACAATTATTCCTGGCTTCATCACAAAAGACAATGAAGCAGTCGGACCGTTTGGGGTAATGGGCGGCTTTATGCAGCCACAAGGCCATTTACAGGTAGCGATGAACTTGATTGATTTTTCTCTAAACCCGCAATCAGCATTAGATGCGCCGCGTTGGCAATGGGTCGAGAAAAAGGTCGTTCAGATTGAACCATCCTTTCCAGAGCATATTGCACATGCATTGGCACGAAAAGGCCATGAGGTGCAATGGGCACTTGACTCTGGATCATTCGGCAGAGGGCAGATTATTGTTCGTAATAAAAACGGCGTTCTTGCAGGCGGCACAGAGTCGAGAACAGATGGCTGTGTAGCAACTTGGTAA
- a CDS encoding cysteine hydrolase family protein: MGVEWNPARSALVIVDVQNDYCHKDGSIAKQGLDVSMAEQMLPNLKQMIRTCKENNVPVIYIQTIHEDSTDSKTWVKRLKNKTQKDLCRKNTWGSEFFHLAPEDEDVIVIKHRYSAFINTRFDSVLRAMEIDTLLMAGVSTNICVESTARDGFMLDYDILLLSDCTGAFTREEYDMSLKTIDKFFGSVTSSAEIMESLKREVQV; encoded by the coding sequence ATGGGTGTAGAATGGAATCCAGCTCGAAGTGCGCTTGTGATTGTGGATGTGCAAAATGATTATTGTCATAAAGACGGCAGTATAGCCAAGCAAGGATTGGATGTTTCAATGGCTGAACAAATGCTGCCAAATTTAAAACAAATGATACGTACATGCAAGGAAAACAACGTGCCGGTTATCTACATTCAGACAATTCATGAAGACAGCACCGATTCAAAAACCTGGGTGAAAAGATTAAAGAACAAAACCCAAAAGGATCTTTGCCGAAAGAATACATGGGGATCTGAATTTTTTCACTTGGCTCCAGAGGATGAGGATGTCATCGTTATAAAGCATCGTTACAGTGCTTTTATCAATACAAGATTTGACAGTGTTCTGCGTGCAATGGAGATTGATACATTGCTCATGGCAGGTGTAAGTACAAATATATGTGTGGAATCGACTGCACGGGATGGATTTATGCTCGACTATGATATTCTGTTATTGTCTGACTGCACAGGCGCTTTTACTCGTGAAGAGTATGACATGTCATTAAAGACAATTGATAAGTTCTTTGGGAGCGTAACAAGCTCTGCAGAAATTATGGAAAGCTTGAAGCGGGAAGTTCAGGTTTAA
- a CDS encoding cupin domain-containing protein, producing MARDVTLYYFEPSGFIPNNPTFPVLHYKQVFKHNEHNIGKIFRTHNWRNSWVDGVFSYHHYHSDSHETLGIMKGSALLQLGGEHGSKVILNAGDVLVIPAGTGHKKLSGTPDLQVLGAYPNGQHYNTKRDTEEDFLHSTEEIINAPFPLKDPVFGARGPLTEIWKINQE from the coding sequence ATGGCAAGAGATGTTACATTGTATTATTTTGAACCAAGTGGCTTTATTCCTAATAATCCAACATTCCCTGTTCTTCACTATAAGCAGGTATTCAAACATAATGAGCACAATATCGGCAAGATATTTCGCACTCATAATTGGCGTAACAGCTGGGTGGATGGGGTTTTTTCCTATCATCACTATCATAGTGATTCGCATGAGACGCTTGGTATAATGAAGGGATCTGCATTGTTGCAGCTTGGCGGCGAGCATGGCAGCAAAGTGATTCTTAACGCTGGCGATGTGTTGGTAATCCCAGCAGGAACAGGGCATAAAAAGCTGTCTGGCACACCAGATTTGCAGGTGCTTGGAGCATATCCAAATGGACAGCATTATAATACGAAAAGGGATACGGAGGAAGACTTTCTTCATTCAACGGAAGAAATTATAAATGCCCCATTTCCTCTTAAGGACCCTGTATTTGGTGCGCGGGGACCATTAACAGAAATTTGGAAAATAAATCAGGAGTAA
- a CDS encoding NAD-dependent succinate-semialdehyde dehydrogenase has product MLYINGEWVEASSGETYPVLNPATGELIEETAKGGKKDAEAAIVAAKEALSAWSKLTAKDRYLYIKKAADILRSRVDSLSRTITMEMGKPLAESAGEVQLAAEYLDWYAEEGKRIYGDTVPSSSPTKRILVLRQPIGVVGAITPWNFPIAMIARKIAPALAAGCTVVIKPAESTPLTAIEVLKAFHDAGLPKGVLNLVHGMPQEIGDAMMESPDVRKITFTGSTKVGKELAKRAADTMKKISMELGGHAPFLIFEDADLEKAADGVIASKFRNAGQTCVCTNRVYVQKNISERFADILTEKMSKLVVGNGLDTGITIGPLINENAVKKTVEHVRDSIQKGAKLLVGGKKPEGEQFKNGYFYEPTILAHATHDMKIATEETFGPVAPLFDFETEEEAVGLANNTVYGLAAYFYTNDVSRIFRVSEGLEYGIIGINDPLPTVAQAPFGGVKESGVGREGGKYGIEDYLEYKYLSLELNI; this is encoded by the coding sequence ATGTTATATATAAATGGAGAATGGGTTGAGGCAAGTAGCGGTGAAACGTATCCTGTCCTAAACCCTGCAACAGGGGAGCTTATCGAGGAAACAGCAAAAGGCGGAAAAAAAGACGCGGAAGCAGCAATAGTTGCTGCAAAGGAGGCATTGTCTGCCTGGTCGAAGCTAACTGCAAAGGACAGATATTTATATATAAAGAAGGCAGCAGATATCTTACGCTCTCGTGTTGATTCATTGTCGAGAACAATTACGATGGAAATGGGAAAACCGTTAGCTGAAAGTGCTGGTGAAGTACAGCTTGCTGCAGAATATCTTGATTGGTATGCAGAAGAAGGAAAACGTATATATGGTGATACCGTTCCATCTAGTTCACCGACGAAAAGAATTCTTGTCTTAAGACAGCCAATCGGCGTAGTTGGCGCGATTACACCTTGGAATTTTCCGATTGCCATGATCGCAAGAAAAATAGCCCCGGCACTTGCAGCAGGCTGTACGGTCGTGATAAAGCCAGCAGAGTCAACACCCTTGACTGCTATTGAAGTGTTAAAGGCATTTCATGATGCTGGATTGCCAAAGGGTGTGCTGAATCTTGTTCATGGTATGCCACAGGAAATTGGTGACGCTATGATGGAAAGCCCGGATGTTCGTAAAATTACATTCACAGGCTCAACAAAGGTTGGGAAGGAGCTTGCAAAGCGGGCAGCAGATACGATGAAAAAAATCTCCATGGAACTTGGTGGACATGCTCCATTCCTTATTTTTGAAGATGCGGATCTTGAAAAAGCGGCAGATGGAGTGATAGCAAGTAAATTCCGGAATGCTGGTCAAACTTGTGTTTGTACAAACCGTGTATATGTACAAAAGAATATTAGTGAGAGATTTGCAGACATCCTGACAGAAAAGATGTCAAAGCTTGTTGTTGGAAATGGTTTAGATACAGGTATTACAATTGGCCCGCTAATTAATGAAAATGCTGTGAAGAAGACAGTTGAACATGTCAGGGATTCCATTCAAAAAGGAGCAAAGCTGCTAGTAGGCGGTAAAAAGCCTGAAGGTGAACAATTCAAAAACGGCTACTTCTATGAACCGACTATCCTTGCACATGCAACACATGACATGAAAATAGCAACAGAGGAGACATTTGGTCCTGTTGCGCCTCTTTTTGATTTTGAAACAGAAGAGGAAGCAGTAGGACTTGCTAACAATACTGTATATGGGCTTGCTGCTTATTTCTATACGAACGATGTTTCCCGGATTTTCCGAGTTTCTGAAGGCTTAGAGTACGGCATTATTGGCATCAACGATCCTCTGCCAACAGTTGCACAAGCTCCATTTGGAGGCGTGAAGGAATCTGGGGTTGGCCGTGAAGGCGGTAAATATGGGATTGAGGATTATTTAGAATATAAATACTTGTCCCTTGAATTAAATATATAA
- a CDS encoding VanZ family protein has product MVKIKGNKRLINGLLLVSVCFIFYMTMFPNRYLGIGIEEGGHNFIPFLMIKEMFVDRSVFTFVVNNFGNIALFMPLGFFLPMAVPKFRHAILATVAGCCLSAVIESIQWFMKYRWSDVDDIILNTIGALAGFGIYKAVLKAKGHISISL; this is encoded by the coding sequence GTGGTCAAAATAAAGGGAAATAAAAGGCTGATAAATGGCTTGCTGCTTGTTTCTGTATGTTTTATCTTTTACATGACGATGTTTCCAAACCGCTATTTAGGGATTGGAATTGAAGAAGGCGGCCATAATTTCATCCCTTTTTTGATGATAAAGGAAATGTTTGTGGATAGATCTGTTTTTACTTTTGTGGTCAATAATTTTGGCAATATCGCTTTGTTTATGCCATTAGGTTTTTTCCTGCCGATGGCTGTCCCGAAATTTAGACATGCCATCCTTGCTACTGTAGCCGGCTGCTGCTTATCAGCAGTAATTGAATCAATCCAATGGTTCATGAAATACCGGTGGAGTGATGTGGATGATATTATTCTAAATACGATTGGTGCACTTGCTGGCTTCGGAATTTATAAGGCAGTTTTAAAGGCAAAAGGTCATATTTCTATCTCGTTGTAG